The DNA region AAATTGAGATAAAATAAGCGGAATCCAGGCACCACTTATAGTAAAAGTGAAATGCTGAGAGTTTCCGATAAAAAATCCCGAAAAAACATAGGCAACAGCTACAAAAAAACATACTGATATATCAAACTTAAGCGTTTTGCAGAGGAAAAACATCCCGAAAGCTGCGATACACAAATGCAGAATGTATTCAATATGCAGGGAAAAAATATCGTATCCGTATAAAATACTAACAATCCAGGTAACAGGATACCACGCACCGCTTTGCGGGTCGGCATGTATGGGGTAGCCCAAGACCTGAAAAGGATTCCAAAAGGGCAAAAATCCATTTCGTAGCGACTCGGCAATCATGTAACGCCAGGGATAATAACAATCAATCATGTCATATTTAAGCGGGTGTTTCATCATTGAAATCTGCCAGTAACCGGCCACAACAATAACGAAAAGCAACAGGTAAGGAAACCATGATTTTCTGCTTATTTGCAGAAGCATAAGTTTAAATTTTTATCTACAATATTACGTAAAATATCAGCTTCATGTTCTGTTAAGGTTAGAAAGACCTTTGTTATTTGACAAAAAATTACGAATTTTGCAGGTCTTTTTCAAAAAGAAACGGTGTTGCAAAGAACTGTTAATTACTCCCCGAAACATACGTTTTGCTTCATAGCAATTTATTATTTAGAAATAAAAACTAAGGATAATAGCTATGTATAAGAAGCCTGTAATTGCTCTGCTTATTATTATATTTATCAATATAATGTTGTTAGGGTATTCAATGTTATATAGCTATACTGATAATTTGTGGGTGAAGAAAAATATCCGGTTTCTTACTTTGGCAAAAATATTTAGTTTTACAGATGACGAGACTAATGTTGCCGCCGACAGCCTCCTTCAGGCTTATTTGTCAAATACGGTAAGTAACGATTCGATACTGAGGCGCGATAATATTTCTAAAATAGGTCCTAAAAAACAAAATATTTTTTTATATAACCCTGAAGTTGGAGATGAAAGGGCGCTTGACAATTTTTTTGAACACATACTTCTAAAAAAAGACTCTCTTGTTATTCGTATTGCACATTACGGAGATTCTCAGCTTGAAGGCGACAGAATGTCTTATGTTATTCGCCAGAAAATGCATAAAAAATTTGGCGGCTCAGGCATAGGTTACGTGCCCATGAAAGACTTGGCGCCTGTCAGCTATATCCGGAAAAACAGTCGTAACTGGAAGAGATATACTGTTTTTCACGACAAATACAATACTAATTTTTATGGGCTTTCCGGTACCGTTTGCCTTTTTACAAAATATGCTGTCATGCAAGAAGAAGAAAGTGACAGCCTGAAAACAAATATTCCCGAAACAGAGCCTGCAGAAAATGATGTTGCTGTTTATTATAATGCGCATGTTATCGTTAAAGCCGGTACCAAATATTCTTATAATAATATTTCTTTTTTATATGGCAATACTGACGAAAAATGTGTTGTTAATTTTTATGACAATAACAACGGAACGAAAATAACAACCGATACGTTAACTCCAAGTAGGGGTGTGTGTATGCACAAAACGAATATTGGAAATGTACTTAACATTAAAATTGAATTCCTTGCCGACCAAAGTCCGGATTTTTACGGAATGTATTTTGACAGCTATCATGGTGTTCAGGTTGATAATTATGCTATACGGGGGCATTCCGGTGACGGGCTGTTGATGATAGATGATAATCATCTTGCCAAAATGCTTCAAATTACAAACACCAAACTCATAATATTTCAATATGGAGCGAATGCAGTACCTTATATCCGGTCAGAAAAAGTTTGTGATGCCATCGGAGACATATATTATAAATTATTTATGAAGTTCAAAAAGGCTGCCCCGGATATTAGCATCCTTGTCATTGGTGCAGGCGATATGGCCAGTGGTGGTGATGGCGGTTATACCTCTTACCGCTGGTTGCCCAAAATAAATGAAATGCAGAAAAACGCCGCCTTTAAAGCCGGGTGTGCTTATTGGGACCTTTTTAATATGATGGGAGGTGCTAACTCTATTCTTGTTTGGACTAAAAGAAATCTTGCAGTAACCAATGGGCATTTTTCTGCCCAAGGACAAGAAATTGTTGCTAACGAAATTGTGGAAGCTCTGATGATTGAATACAACAATTATATACATCAAAAGAAAAATAAAAACCTCAACTGATGTTACGTTCGTGGTATAAAAAAACAGCATTTTCTTTTTTACTGCTGGCAGTGACTTTACTGCTTGTATCCTCGGCATATATCAACCCTGTTTTTACAAAGAAAACAACAGACCCGCTGGTTATTAACCCGCAATATGTTGATTCGCTTATAAAATATCGTGCATATTATCCTTTTATTCGTTATGAAATTAATTTTATTGAATGGCAGAATGTTACTGCTGTCAGGAATTTTTTTCAGAAAGTGTCACAAACAGGCACAAGAAAACTGAAAATTCTCCACATCGGTGATTCTCATATTCAGGCCGACATACCTTCGGGATATATCCGTGAACGACTTCAGGAAGTTCTTGGTTATGGCGGAAGAGGCTTGATTTTTCCGTATAAGGCAGCCGCAACACATGCAGCTTATGATTATAAAACAAGTTGTACAGGAAAATGGGATTATAATAAAAGCATTCATCGCGACATTAAATACGATATGGGGCTTATTGGCGCAACTGTTTATACAAACGACAGCAATGCTTCTTTTAAGATTACTTTCAGAGAAGGATTTATACGTGAAAACTTTACATTAATAAAAATTTACTGTAAACAAGATTCACTGAGCTTTGACCTTAAAGTAAAAACAAATCAGGGAACTAGCCCGGTGCACATTGATTGTAATGATGTGAATTCCGGAAAACCATATGTGTCGTTTCAGATTTCAAATGCGACAGATACCTTAGAAGTGTTTGTTAATAAAACAGAAAAAAAACAAACCTTTTTTGAATGCTATGGGCTTATGATTGAAAGTAACGATGACAAGGGCATTTTATATTGCAGCACAGGTATCAATGGTGCCGGATATAGAAGTTTATTAAGGCAGAATGCTTTCGGGCAACAACTTACAGAACTGCAGCCAGATTTGGTAATAATTGATTTTGGCGCCAATGACTTCTATCGAGGAGCCTATAACGATAAAGACATGGAAGCAAACCTGGTGAAAATTATTGACATCATACAAAATGCATCCCCTGAAACTTCAATTTTAATTTCAAATGCCCAGAATATTTACGCAAGAAGAAAATACAACGTGCCCCAGTGCAAGGATTTTATGGAAATGACAAAAAGGGTAGCAGGCTATCGCAACTGTGCCTTTTATGATTACTATAATGTCAGCGGAGGAAATTTGTCAATGAATAAATGGTTGAAATACGGCCTGGCGCGCAACGACAAAGTTCATCTTTCCGCTCCGGGTTATTATATTCGCGGAGAATTATATCTGAATGCCATTTTAAACTCTTATGCTTGTTGGCTCCAAAATCAGGAAGAGGGCCTTATCGCTTCTAACCATGTTATTGATACGCTTACTTTAAAAAAGTATTTCAGTGAAGATATCAATTTTACAAAAGAAAACACCAAAACACAAAAGCCTGTTGCCTATAACAATGAAGAAGTGCTTGAAACAGATGATAACAATATCACATATTATAAAATACGTAGCGGAGATAACCTGGGCAGTATTGCAGAACGTTTTGGTGTTAAGGTCAGCCAGTTACAATACTGGAATGGATTGTCGGGGACTAAAATTATTGCCGGAGAAACTTTGATAATCTATAAGGGAGCAGCGAAGGCTACTCCACAAAACCCACAAAAAGAAAGTGTTCAGGGAAATAATAAAAAACCTGTTACTACAGCAACCCTTCCTGCAAATAAAAGAAAAATAGTGTATAAAGTAAATTCCGGAGATACCCTTTGGGCTATTGCAAAAAAATATAATACCAGTATCGAAATAATTAAACAGGCCAACAACCTGAAATCAGATAAACTGAGCATAGGGCAAACATTAATAATACCATAACGCGAGATGTTGAATTTTTCTTTTAACGATTTTTTGCTGAGCTTGCTTCACAACCCACTTAGCCCATTAACGTATCATTCGGTTTTGTTTGTAATATTATTTACTGTTTTTTATATTATTTATGTTTTAGTTTATAAGAATATCTCCTGGAGAAACATTATCCTGCTTGCCTTCAGCCTTTATTTTTATTACAAAATTAGTGGTGTTTATGTAATATCTCTTGTTCTTATTGCCAGCAGCGATTTTTTTATCGGCAAGCTAATGTTTGAGGCAAAAACGAAAAAATCAAAAAGAAACCTTTTATTACTTTCTTTGTTTATCAATATCGGCCTGTTGTTTTTTTTCAAATACACCAACTTTTTCCTGAATATATTTTTTGGTATTGTTACAGGGGAATCATCGCCAGTTGTGCTGGACCTTATAACCCCTATTGGAATTTCGTATTTTATTTTTAAAACGCTTTCATACATTCTTGATATTTACAAGAAAAATATCAGCGAACCCGAAAACAATTACATTAATTATCTTTTGTATGTTTCTTTTTTCCCGAATATATTATCGGGGCCTATACTTCGTGCCAGAGAGTTGCTGCCGCAATTTAAAAAATCGCTGGATTTGTCGAAAGAATTCATCAGCAAAGCATTTTTACTGATACTTATCGGGACTTTTAAAAAAATAGTTATCGCCGATTTTCTTGCGGTTAACCTTGTTGACAGGGTTTTTGTTTCACACGAGTATTTTACTTCCTTTGAATACCTTATGGCCGGCTATGGCTTTCT from Bacteroidales bacterium includes:
- a CDS encoding LysM peptidoglycan-binding domain-containing protein, which produces MLRSWYKKTAFSFLLLAVTLLLVSSAYINPVFTKKTTDPLVINPQYVDSLIKYRAYYPFIRYEINFIEWQNVTAVRNFFQKVSQTGTRKLKILHIGDSHIQADIPSGYIRERLQEVLGYGGRGLIFPYKAAATHAAYDYKTSCTGKWDYNKSIHRDIKYDMGLIGATVYTNDSNASFKITFREGFIRENFTLIKIYCKQDSLSFDLKVKTNQGTSPVHIDCNDVNSGKPYVSFQISNATDTLEVFVNKTEKKQTFFECYGLMIESNDDKGILYCSTGINGAGYRSLLRQNAFGQQLTELQPDLVIIDFGANDFYRGAYNDKDMEANLVKIIDIIQNASPETSILISNAQNIYARRKYNVPQCKDFMEMTKRVAGYRNCAFYDYYNVSGGNLSMNKWLKYGLARNDKVHLSAPGYYIRGELYLNAILNSYACWLQNQEEGLIASNHVIDTLTLKKYFSEDINFTKENTKTQKPVAYNNEEVLETDDNNITYYKIRSGDNLGSIAERFGVKVSQLQYWNGLSGTKIIAGETLIIYKGAAKATPQNPQKESVQGNNKKPVTTATLPANKRKIVYKVNSGDTLWAIAKKYNTSIEIIKQANNLKSDKLSIGQTLIIP